In a single window of the Bacillus rossius redtenbacheri isolate Brsri chromosome 8, Brsri_v3, whole genome shotgun sequence genome:
- the LOC134535279 gene encoding uncharacterized protein LOC134535279, which produces MQYKALFFLVALGLVQGISASYNSSTNASLVTSAKTSVDSALSSWENATSDAESAWANETSAWQNATSNAISSAETAANETASAWNNATSNAISAAETAANEMVSAAETVADNINNVAQSLIPNIFG; this is translated from the exons ATGCAGTACAAGGCTCTCTTCTTCCTGGTAGCCCTCGGGCTGGTGCAG GGGATCTCCGCCAGCTACAATTCCAGCACCAACGCCAGCCTCGTCACCAGTGCCAAAACCTCGGTGGACAGCGCCCTTTCATCCTGGGAGAACGCGACCAGTGACGCTGAATCCGCGTGGGCGAACGAGACTTCAGCGTGGCAGAACGCGACCAGCAACGCGATTTCTTCGGCTGAGACCGCAGCCAACGAAACGGCTTCTGCATGGAATAATGCGACGAGCAACGCGATTTCAGCAGCTGAGACCGCGGCCAACGAAATGGTTTCTGCAGCGGAGACCGTAGCCGACAACATCAATAATGTGGCCCAGTctttaattccaaacatttttggCTGA
- the LOC134535530 gene encoding uncharacterized protein LOC134535530, with product MQYKALFFLVALGLVQGISASSNSSTNASIVTSVNTSVAEDVNIFSTLIQAAINASETFTNQTKLEELLNKTEAYLNQTAASIKAQLNSSSAAVSEAVEEEMSKLSDAWSNFTSAAANATSKSSVSAAMASALSSWENATKNAISAWQNATSNAESAWANETSAWQNATSNAISSAETAANETASAWMNATSNAISSAETAASETASAWKNATSNVVSSAETIANNINNAIESFIPNIFG from the exons ATGCAGTACAAGGCTCTCTTCTTCCTGGTAGCCCTCGGGCTGGTGCAG GGGATCTCCGCCAGCTCCAATTCCAGCACCAACGCCAGCATCGTCACCAGTGTCAACACCTCCGTGGCTGAAGATGTCAACATATTCTCAACCCTGATACAAGCGGCCATCAACGCATCGGAAACCTTCACCAACCAGACGAAGCTGGAAGAGTTGTTGAACAAGACCGAGGCGTACCTGAACCAGACGGCGGCGTCCATCAAGGCCCAGCTCAACTCTTCTTCGGCGGCGGTGAGCGAGGCGGTCGAGGAGGAGATGAGCAAGTTGTCCGACGCGTGGTCCAACTTCACCTCAGCCGCCGCCAACGCGACCTCCAAGTCGTCCGTGAGCGCCGCCATGGCCAGCGCCCTCTCTTCTTGGGAGAACGCGACCAAGAACGCGATCTCCGCGTGGCAGAACGCGACCAGCAACGCGGAATCCGCGTGGGCGAACGAGACTTCAGCGTGGCAGAACGCGACAAGCAACGCGATTTCTTCAGCTGAGACCGCAGCCAACGAAACGGCTTCTGCATGGATGAATGCGACGAGTAACGCGATTTCTTCAGCTGAGACCGCAGCCAGCGAAACGGCTTCTGCATGGAAGAACGCGACGAGCAACGTGGTTTCTTCAGCGGAGACCATAGCCAACAACATAAATAATGCTATCGAGTCTTTCATTCCAAACATTTTTGGCTGA